One part of the Xiphophorus hellerii strain 12219 chromosome 17, Xiphophorus_hellerii-4.1, whole genome shotgun sequence genome encodes these proteins:
- the dyrk2 gene encoding dual specificity tyrosine-phosphorylation-regulated kinase 2 isoform X1 — protein sequence MLTKKPGASVLPTGKSGEPVCSPGHSGSQTTSPVALPPLRNNNHNPLTGGSKPAMSDNIQVSSQSQVHITQLFEENSNRRSVLSTQPNGLTPLSSSRTALQLPDRQSSATDSTHHGRQTIAITNKQGDAKPKPCPMSPDLAMKQYMSKLSSFEHHEVFNYPEVYFIGQNAKKRNGVLGAANNGGYDDEQGSYIQVPHDQIAYRYEVLKVIGKGSFGQVVKAFDHKTQAHVALKMVRNEKRFHRQAAEEIRILEHLRKQDKDSSMNVIHMLEHFTFRNHICMTFELLSMNLYELIKKNKFQGFSLPLVRKFAHSILQCLEALHKNRIIHCDLKPENILLKQQGRSGIKVIDFGSSCYEHQRVYTYIQSRFYRAPEVILGSRYGMPIDIWSLGCILAELLTGYPLLPGEDESDQLACIIELIGMPSPKVLEASKRAKNFVSSKGYPRYCTVTTMPDGSVVLNGGRSRRGKTRGAPGSKDWSTALKGCDDPLFLDFLKQCLEWDPALRMTPSQALRHPWLRRRLPKPPSGTTAEKVTPTKRTVNNSDSSITCVSKLASTSATTTTSKSRTNLAAITDANGNIQPRTVLPKLVS from the exons ATGTTAACCAAGAAGCCCGGAGCCTCGGTCCTCCCGACGG GCAAATCGGGCGAGCCGGTCTGCTCTCCTGGTCACAGCGGCTCTCAGACAACATCGCCCGTCGCCCTGCCGCCACTGcgcaacaacaaccacaacccCTTGacg ggAGGTTCTAAGCCCGCCATGTCGGACAACATCCAGGTCTCGTCTCAGTCGCAGGTCCACATCACCCAGCTGTTTGAGGAGAACTCCAACAGGCGTTCAGTCCTCAGCACGCAGCCCAACGGCCTCACCCCGCTCAGCTCCAGCCGAACGGCTCTGCAGCTCCCGGACCGGCAGAGTTCAGCCACCGACTCCACCCATCATGGCCGCCAGACCATCGCCATCACCAACAAGCAGGGAGACGCCAAGCCAAAGCCCTGCCCCATGTCGCCCGACCTGGCCATGAAGCAGTACATGTCCAAGCTGTCGTCCTTCGAACACCACGAGGTGTTCAACTACCCCGAAG tGTATTTCATAGGCCAGAACGCAAAGAAACGCAACGGCGTTCTGGGTGCAGCCAACAACGGCGGCTATGACGACGAACAGGGGTCCTACATCCAGGTGCCACATGACCAAATCGCTTACCGCTACGAGGTTCTGAAGGTGATCGGAAAGGGCAGCTTCGGACAG GTGGTGAAGGCCTTCGACCATAAAACCCAGGCCCACGTGGCTCTGAAGATGGTCCGCAACGAGAAGCGCTTCCACCGGCAGGCCGCGGAGGAGATCCGCATCCTGGAGCACCTGAGGAAGCAGGACAAGGACTCGAGCATGAACGTCATCCACATGCTGGAGCACTTCACCTTCCGCAACCACATCTGCATGACCTTCGAGCTGCTCAGCATGAACCTCTACGAGCTCATCAAGAAGAACAAGTTCCAGGGCTTCAGCCTCCCGCTGGTCAGGAAGTTCGCCCACTCCATCCTCCAGTGTTTAGAAGCGCTACACAAGAACCGCATCATCCACTGCGACCTCAAACCAGAGAACATTCTGCTCAAGCAGCAGGGCCGCAGCGGCATCAAG GTCATAGACTTCGGCTCCAGCTGCTATGAACATCAGAGGGTTTACACCTACATCCAGTCCAGGTTCTACAGAGCTCCAGAGGTGATTCTAG GCTCCAGGTATGGGATGCCCATCGACATTTGGTCCCTGGGCTGCATCCTGGCTGAACTGCTGACCGGTTACCCACTGTTACCAGGCGAAGACGAATCCGACCAGCTGGCCTGCATCATTGAACTAATAGGCATGCCCAGTCCAAAGGTCCTAGAAGCCTCCAAGCGAGCAAAGAACTTCGTGTCGTCCAAAGGCTACCCGCGGTACTGCACCGTCACCACCATGCCCGATGGCTCCGTGGTCCTGAACGGAGGACGCTCCCGACGGGGTAAAACACGCGGTGCCCCGGGCAGCAAGGACTGGAGCACCGCGTTGAAGGGTTGCGATGATCCGCTCTTCCTGGACTTCCTCAAACAGTGTCTTGAATGGGACCCAGCACTTAGGATGACGCCGAGCCAGGCGCTGCGCCACCCCTGGCTCAGGAGGCGGCTTCCCAAACCTCCGTCCGGAACCACAGCAGAGAAAGTCACCCCAACCAAACGCACCGTCAACAACAGCGACAGTTCCATCACCTGTGTCTCCAAACTTGCCTCCACCTCCGCAACCACCACCACTTCCAAATCAAGAACTAATTTGGCGGCCATTACAGACGCCAACGGAAACATCCAGCCGAGGACTGTGCTGCCCAAACTAGTTAGCTGA
- the dyrk2 gene encoding dual specificity tyrosine-phosphorylation-regulated kinase 2 isoform X2 has translation MSDNIQVSSQSQVHITQLFEENSNRRSVLSTQPNGLTPLSSSRTALQLPDRQSSATDSTHHGRQTIAITNKQGDAKPKPCPMSPDLAMKQYMSKLSSFEHHEVFNYPEVYFIGQNAKKRNGVLGAANNGGYDDEQGSYIQVPHDQIAYRYEVLKVIGKGSFGQVVKAFDHKTQAHVALKMVRNEKRFHRQAAEEIRILEHLRKQDKDSSMNVIHMLEHFTFRNHICMTFELLSMNLYELIKKNKFQGFSLPLVRKFAHSILQCLEALHKNRIIHCDLKPENILLKQQGRSGIKVIDFGSSCYEHQRVYTYIQSRFYRAPEVILGSRYGMPIDIWSLGCILAELLTGYPLLPGEDESDQLACIIELIGMPSPKVLEASKRAKNFVSSKGYPRYCTVTTMPDGSVVLNGGRSRRGKTRGAPGSKDWSTALKGCDDPLFLDFLKQCLEWDPALRMTPSQALRHPWLRRRLPKPPSGTTAEKVTPTKRTVNNSDSSITCVSKLASTSATTTTSKSRTNLAAITDANGNIQPRTVLPKLVS, from the exons ATGTCGGACAACATCCAGGTCTCGTCTCAGTCGCAGGTCCACATCACCCAGCTGTTTGAGGAGAACTCCAACAGGCGTTCAGTCCTCAGCACGCAGCCCAACGGCCTCACCCCGCTCAGCTCCAGCCGAACGGCTCTGCAGCTCCCGGACCGGCAGAGTTCAGCCACCGACTCCACCCATCATGGCCGCCAGACCATCGCCATCACCAACAAGCAGGGAGACGCCAAGCCAAAGCCCTGCCCCATGTCGCCCGACCTGGCCATGAAGCAGTACATGTCCAAGCTGTCGTCCTTCGAACACCACGAGGTGTTCAACTACCCCGAAG tGTATTTCATAGGCCAGAACGCAAAGAAACGCAACGGCGTTCTGGGTGCAGCCAACAACGGCGGCTATGACGACGAACAGGGGTCCTACATCCAGGTGCCACATGACCAAATCGCTTACCGCTACGAGGTTCTGAAGGTGATCGGAAAGGGCAGCTTCGGACAG GTGGTGAAGGCCTTCGACCATAAAACCCAGGCCCACGTGGCTCTGAAGATGGTCCGCAACGAGAAGCGCTTCCACCGGCAGGCCGCGGAGGAGATCCGCATCCTGGAGCACCTGAGGAAGCAGGACAAGGACTCGAGCATGAACGTCATCCACATGCTGGAGCACTTCACCTTCCGCAACCACATCTGCATGACCTTCGAGCTGCTCAGCATGAACCTCTACGAGCTCATCAAGAAGAACAAGTTCCAGGGCTTCAGCCTCCCGCTGGTCAGGAAGTTCGCCCACTCCATCCTCCAGTGTTTAGAAGCGCTACACAAGAACCGCATCATCCACTGCGACCTCAAACCAGAGAACATTCTGCTCAAGCAGCAGGGCCGCAGCGGCATCAAG GTCATAGACTTCGGCTCCAGCTGCTATGAACATCAGAGGGTTTACACCTACATCCAGTCCAGGTTCTACAGAGCTCCAGAGGTGATTCTAG GCTCCAGGTATGGGATGCCCATCGACATTTGGTCCCTGGGCTGCATCCTGGCTGAACTGCTGACCGGTTACCCACTGTTACCAGGCGAAGACGAATCCGACCAGCTGGCCTGCATCATTGAACTAATAGGCATGCCCAGTCCAAAGGTCCTAGAAGCCTCCAAGCGAGCAAAGAACTTCGTGTCGTCCAAAGGCTACCCGCGGTACTGCACCGTCACCACCATGCCCGATGGCTCCGTGGTCCTGAACGGAGGACGCTCCCGACGGGGTAAAACACGCGGTGCCCCGGGCAGCAAGGACTGGAGCACCGCGTTGAAGGGTTGCGATGATCCGCTCTTCCTGGACTTCCTCAAACAGTGTCTTGAATGGGACCCAGCACTTAGGATGACGCCGAGCCAGGCGCTGCGCCACCCCTGGCTCAGGAGGCGGCTTCCCAAACCTCCGTCCGGAACCACAGCAGAGAAAGTCACCCCAACCAAACGCACCGTCAACAACAGCGACAGTTCCATCACCTGTGTCTCCAAACTTGCCTCCACCTCCGCAACCACCACCACTTCCAAATCAAGAACTAATTTGGCGGCCATTACAGACGCCAACGGAAACATCCAGCCGAGGACTGTGCTGCCCAAACTAGTTAGCTGA